One window of Bacillus alkalicellulosilyticus genomic DNA carries:
- a CDS encoding fatty acid desaturase yields MNTFNEKHLRKQTAPFEKPDNKASSWQLANTLIPFFSLWIAAYMSLSISYILTLAISIINAGFLVRVFIIFHDCCHHSFFSNRRLNKVIGNITGILTFFPYNQWQRSHSIHHATSGNLDKRGVGDIWVMTVYEYVESPKWEKIAYRLYRNPFVMFVLGPIFAFLIQQRFNKKGARRKEKLNTYFTNISIVAIIWALCVFIGWKEFLLVHGPIFIASGIAGIWLFYVQHQFEDSYFEEEGEWSYIQAAVDGSSYYKLPKILQWLTGNIGFHHVHHLNPKVPNYLLEEAHNFNEPLKHVTTITLKTSLQSLKFRLWDEELKKFISFKELKDRTIGKVENIENTSHQE; encoded by the coding sequence ATGAACACATTTAATGAAAAGCATCTACGAAAACAAACAGCACCTTTTGAAAAACCAGATAACAAAGCAAGTAGCTGGCAACTAGCAAATACACTTATCCCGTTTTTCTCGTTGTGGATTGCTGCCTATATGAGCTTATCCATTTCGTACATACTCACACTTGCTATCAGTATCATTAACGCCGGTTTCTTAGTTCGAGTCTTCATTATTTTCCATGATTGTTGCCACCATTCCTTTTTTAGCAACCGTAGACTTAATAAAGTCATCGGGAACATTACTGGCATCCTGACGTTTTTTCCTTATAACCAATGGCAAAGGAGTCACTCAATTCATCATGCAACGAGCGGAAACCTTGATAAACGGGGCGTTGGAGACATATGGGTCATGACGGTATATGAGTATGTCGAATCGCCAAAGTGGGAAAAAATTGCCTACCGACTTTATCGCAATCCTTTTGTAATGTTTGTACTCGGGCCTATCTTTGCATTTCTTATTCAGCAACGATTTAACAAAAAAGGAGCTAGAAGAAAAGAAAAGCTTAATACGTATTTCACAAATATATCAATCGTAGCGATTATTTGGGCATTATGCGTATTCATTGGGTGGAAGGAATTTTTATTGGTTCACGGACCAATTTTTATCGCTTCAGGAATAGCAGGAATCTGGCTTTTCTATGTACAACACCAATTTGAAGATTCCTATTTTGAGGAAGAAGGGGAATGGTCTTATATTCAAGCCGCAGTGGATGGTAGTTCCTACTATAAACTCCCTAAAATTCTTCAATGGCTAACGGGAAACATCGGCTTCCATCATGTTCATCACTTAAACCCAAAAGTTCCAAATTATTTACTTGAGGAGGCACATAACTTTAATGAACCATTAAAGCATGTAACGACCATTACCTTAAAGACGAGTTTACAATCGTTAAAATTCCGACTATGGGATGAGGAACTCAAAAAATTTATTAGCTTTAAAGAACTAAAAGACCGTACCATTGGAAAAGTAGAAAACATAGAGAATACAAGTCATCAAGAGTGA
- a CDS encoding ABC transporter ATP-binding protein encodes MSKKQTGKRLLRYALTFKKTILLALFLLLLAVTAELTGPFIAKKMIDDHILGIESPWFEVTEETKKAVDFNGMFLKREKYLEETESIGAEYRIVQVGRDFFFLNEPIEFDGQRTINEDRLTISVGDQVKSYDVTKLSTTEVLAFYQPEVQSIIVLLSFYVGLLVIAAFFQYGKSVLLQRSANRIIQKMRTDVFTQIERVPVSYFDNLPAGKIVSRITNDTEAIRELYVKVLATFVTSIFYLIGIYVALFILNVQLALLTLLVIPLLIGWIILYRKYASKYNHYIRTRLSDINAMINEAIQGMPIIHVFRQKEKISKEFEKLNQEHFSFQNKLLHLNSLTSHNLVGVLRNVTFVVLIWYFGGKSLEATTMISIGMIYALVDYLGRMFQPVTDMVNQLADLEQARVSSERVFELMDEPGEDVIPGTITRYKGHVKFDHVSFAYEEGNDVLKNISFEAKPGETVALVGHTGSGKSSILNLLFRFYDPDKGNILIDGNKSIDIPRQHLRQHMAIVLQDPFLFTGTIASNVGLDNPTISRETIEQSLKDVGADAFINRLPKKYDEPVIEKGSTLSAGERQLISFARALAYDPAILILDEATSNIDTETEAVIQHALQVIKEGRTTFIIAHRLSTIRHADCILVLDRGEIVERGNHEELLERKGKYYQMYQLQHRKNLASSSVSS; translated from the coding sequence ATGAGTAAAAAACAAACAGGGAAACGCCTGTTACGCTATGCGTTAACATTTAAAAAGACCATTCTCCTTGCCTTATTTCTACTTTTGCTTGCGGTAACTGCTGAACTTACGGGGCCATTTATCGCAAAAAAAATGATAGATGACCACATTCTTGGGATAGAATCGCCTTGGTTTGAAGTCACAGAGGAGACTAAAAAAGCAGTTGACTTTAATGGGATGTTTCTCAAAAGAGAAAAGTACCTTGAAGAGACAGAAAGTATAGGAGCAGAATATAGGATTGTTCAAGTAGGAAGAGACTTTTTCTTTCTAAATGAGCCGATTGAGTTTGATGGTCAGCGAACGATCAATGAAGATCGTTTAACGATTTCAGTTGGAGACCAAGTTAAATCTTATGATGTAACGAAACTATCTACAACAGAAGTACTTGCATTCTATCAACCAGAGGTTCAGTCGATAATTGTCCTTTTGTCATTTTACGTAGGTCTCTTGGTAATTGCAGCCTTCTTCCAATACGGAAAATCTGTACTATTGCAAAGGTCTGCCAATCGTATTATTCAAAAGATGCGGACAGATGTGTTTACTCAAATTGAGAGAGTGCCAGTCTCCTATTTTGATAATCTTCCAGCCGGGAAAATCGTCTCTAGAATTACAAATGATACAGAAGCAATTAGAGAATTATATGTAAAAGTATTAGCTACATTTGTGACGAGTATTTTCTATTTAATAGGTATTTATGTTGCGCTTTTCATATTAAATGTGCAGCTCGCTTTACTTACATTGCTTGTGATACCGTTACTTATTGGTTGGATTATATTGTACCGGAAATATGCGTCCAAATATAATCATTATATTCGAACCAGGTTAAGTGATATTAATGCGATGATTAATGAAGCAATTCAAGGAATGCCGATCATTCACGTTTTTAGACAAAAGGAAAAGATATCTAAAGAATTTGAAAAGCTAAATCAAGAGCATTTTTCATTTCAAAACAAGTTATTACACTTAAATTCCCTAACATCTCATAATCTTGTTGGGGTCCTTCGAAATGTAACGTTTGTAGTGCTTATTTGGTATTTTGGTGGAAAGTCGTTAGAGGCAACCACTATGATATCGATTGGTATGATTTATGCGCTAGTTGACTATCTAGGAAGAATGTTTCAACCTGTTACTGATATGGTCAATCAATTAGCAGACCTAGAACAGGCAAGGGTGTCATCTGAACGAGTATTTGAATTAATGGATGAGCCAGGAGAAGATGTAATCCCTGGTACAATTACAAGATATAAAGGTCACGTGAAGTTTGACCACGTTTCCTTTGCCTATGAGGAAGGAAATGATGTGTTAAAAAACATTTCATTTGAAGCTAAGCCAGGAGAAACGGTTGCTCTTGTTGGCCATACAGGTTCAGGGAAGAGTTCCATTCTTAACCTCCTTTTCCGTTTTTATGACCCAGACAAGGGAAACATTTTAATTGATGGGAACAAGAGTATAGATATTCCTCGTCAACATTTACGACAGCATATGGCGATTGTATTGCAAGATCCCTTTTTATTTACAGGGACAATTGCTTCGAATGTCGGCTTAGATAATCCTACGATATCCAGAGAGACGATTGAACAATCTCTTAAGGATGTTGGAGCAGATGCGTTTATTAATAGACTTCCTAAAAAATATGATGAGCCTGTCATTGAAAAGGGAAGTACATTATCAGCGGGTGAAAGACAATTAATTTCATTCGCACGTGCTTTAGCATATGACCCAGCGATTTTAATTTTGGATGAAGCGACATCGAACATTGATACGGAAACAGAAGCGGTAATCCAACATGCGCTGCAAGTTATAAAAGAAGGTAGAACAACATTTATCATCGCGCACAGGCTTTCAACAATTAGACATGCGGATTGCATATTAGTGCTTGACCGAGGTGAGATTGTAGAACGCGGAAATCATGAAGAATTACTAGAAAGAAAGGGTAAGTATTATCAAATGTATCAATTACAACATAGGAAAAACTTAGCTTCATCAAGTGTTTCTTCTTAA